Proteins co-encoded in one Brassica rapa cultivar Chiifu-401-42 chromosome A02, CAAS_Brap_v3.01, whole genome shotgun sequence genomic window:
- the LOC103851473 gene encoding uncharacterized protein At1g08160, giving the protein MPTTASPNRPLHPRRSRVCYVFLVILTLIFIIAVGFLITWLVTKPKKLHYSLENASVQNFNLTDDNHMSATFKLTIQSHNPNHRISVYYNSVEIYVKFKDQTLAFDTMEPFHQPRMNVTQIDDTLVAQNVAVSKSSGKDLRDQHSLGKIELEVYVKAKVRFRVAVWKSSHRTAHIKCSHATVYLSQSNKSLNSSCEADI; this is encoded by the coding sequence ATGCCGACAACAGCTTCTCCAAATCGGCCACTGCATCCCCGCCGTTCCCGTGTCTGCTACGTTTTCCTCGTCATTCTAACCCTAATCTTTATCATTGCTGTAGGTTTTCTCATTACATGGCTTGTAACCAAACCCAAAAAGCTTCATTACAGTCTCGAAAATGCCTCGGTCCAAAATTTTAACCTCACGGACGACAATCACATGTCCGCTACGTTCAAACTCACCATCCAATCTCATAACCCTAACCACAGAATATCTGTTTACTACAATTCCGTCGAGATATACGTGAAATTCAAGGACCAGACGCTTGCGTTCGACACGATGGAGCCGTTTCACCAACCGCGGATGAACGTAACGCAAATTGATGACACTTTGGTTGCACAGAACGTCGCCGTTTCAAAATCCAGTGGTAAGGATTTAAGGGATCAACATTCCTTGGGAAAGATCGAGCTTGAAGTGTACGTTAAGGCGAAGGTTAGGTTTAGAGTCGCGGTATGGAAATCATCACATCGAACGGCTCATATTAAGTGCTCTCATGCCACGGTCTATTTGTCGCAGTCAAACAAATCGCTGAACAGTTCTTGTGAGGCTGATATTTGA
- the LOC103851474 gene encoding protein SENSITIVE TO PROTON RHIZOTOXICITY 2-like: protein MNQGDHIINNGEGSVCCFSETTTTSSNPVYNNPMTAATKSSEDEDDISLSLLLNLSTMQNKVHQIKSLVSFFMISTNNNNQSTESTSYLAVANIESLVQDIITAANSMMFTCQQLHISSNNNSNFDNDKIVTDFFPRVIDRHNDFTRESSANFLGVQERGRSSFLDQTTQNLDWYGTQTINPKKEDHRYKSRSGDYELVELGVADLLAKYTHYCQICGKGFKRDANLRMHMRAHGDEYKTREALISPTSHDKEVECSSTRHYYSCPQQGCRWNQRHEKFQPLKSVICAKNHYKRSHCPKMYMCRKCNVKHFSVLSDLRTHEKHCGDVKWICSCGTTFSRKDKLMSHVSLFLGHSPVHCQPPQHPIIHYT from the coding sequence ATGAATCAAGGAGATCATATTATAAATAATGGAGAAGGCTCAGTGTGTTGCTTCTCTGAGACAACCACTACGTCCTCAAATCCAGTCTACAATAATCCCATGACGGCCGCCACAAAATCATCGGAAGACGAGGACGACATATCGCTATCTCTTCTACTTAATCTCTCTACCATGCAAAACAAAGTCCATCAGATCAAATCTCTGGTCAGTTTTTTCATGATATCAACTAATAACAATAACCAATCCACGGAGTCAACGTCGTATTTGGCCGTGGCTAACATCGAAAGTTTGGTTCAAGATATTATCACGGCCGCGAATTCAATGATGTTCACTTGCCAACAACTCCATATCTCATCTAATAACAACAGTAATTTCGATAACGATAAAATTGTTACGGATTTTTTCCCACGCGTAATCGACAGGCATAATGATTTCACGAGAGAGTCGTCAGCCAACTTTCTCGGTGTTCAAGAAAGAGGGCGTAGTTCGTTTCTCGACCAGACTACGCAGAATCTTGACTGGTACGGCACCcaaaccataaaccctaaaaaaGAAGATCATCGTTATAAATCAAGATCCGGTGACTATGAGCTAGTGGAGCTAGGCGTAGCGGATCTACTAGCGAAATACACGCACTACTGCCAGATTTGCGGAAAAGGGTTTAAGAGAGACGCGAATCTAAGGATGCACATGAGAGCGCACGGAGACGAGTACAAGACACGTGAAGCCTTGATCAGTCCAACGAGCCATGACAAGGAAGTCGAATGCTCGTCGACGAGACATTACTACTCGTGCCCTCAACAAGGGTGTAGATGGAACCAGAGGCACGAGAAGTTTCAGCCGTTGAAATCTGTGATTTGCGCCAAGAACCATTACAAGAGAAGTCATTGTCCGAAAATGTATATGTGCAGGAAATGCAACGTAAAACATTTCTCCGTTCTGTCTGATCTTAGGACGCACGAGAAGCATTGTGGGGATGTCAAGTGGATTTGCTCTTGTGGGACTACGTTTTCTAGGAAAGACAAGCTTATGAGCCATGTTTCTTTGTTCTTGGGCCACTCACCGGTCCATTGCCAGCCGCCGCAGCATCCGATTATTCATTATACTTAA
- the LOC103851475 gene encoding protein SENSITIVE TO PROTON RHIZOTOXICITY 2-like, translating into MNQEDHMNQGDHIMNNGEGSMPCFSETTITSSNHLYPMTAATKSSEEDHSISLSLLLNLSTIQDKVHHIQSLVSFFMISNNNQSSESTSSLAVANIESLVQEIVTAATSMMLTCQQRHIPSNNNSNFNNEQTVDAIVMKYSTQETEPDHDFTPESSTNFLGVQERGNISFIDQNLDWHGTQSINPKKDQHRFKTRPGNYEILELGADDLLAKFTHYCQICGKGFKRDANLRMHMRAHGDEYKTREALISPTSHDKKVEEHSLMRHYYSCPQHGCRWNQRHEKFQPLKSVICAKNHYKRSHCPKMYMCRRCNVKHFSVLSDLRTHEKHCGDIKWVCSCGTTFSRKDKLMSHVSLFVGHSPVHGPPPQQRPIITI; encoded by the coding sequence ATGAATCAAGAAGATCATATGAATCAAGGAGACCATATTATGAACAACGGAGAAGGCTCAATGCCTTGCTTCTCCGAGACGACCATTACGTCCTCTAATCATCTCTATCCCATGACGGCCGCGACGAAATCTTCGGAAGAGGACCACAGCATTTCGCTCTCTCTTCTACTCAATCTCTCCACAATACAAGACAAAGTCCACCACATCCAATCTCTGGTCAGCTTTTTCATGATCTCTAACAACAACCAATCCTCGGAGTCAACGTCGTCTTTGGCCGTGGCTAACATCGAAAGCTTGGTTCAAGAGATCGTCACGGCAGCTACTTCAATGATGCTCACTTGCCAACAACGCCACATCCCATCTAATAACAACAGTAACTTCAATAACGAACAAACCGTAGATGCAATCGTTATGAAGTATTCCACACAAGAGACCGAACCGGATCATGACTTCACGCCAGAGTCGTCAACCAACTTTCTTGGCGTCCAAGAAAGAGGAAATATTTCGTTTATTGACCAGAATCTTGACTGGCACGGCACACAATCCATAAACCCTAAAAAAGATCAGCATCGTTTTAAAACAAGACCCGGGAACTATGAGATACTGGAGCTAGGCGCAGACGACCTACTAGCAAAGTTCACGCATTACTGCCAGATTTGTGGAAAGGGGTTTAAGAGAGACGCGAATCTAAGGATGCATATGAGAGCACACGGAGACGAGTACAAGACACGTGAAGCCTTGATCAGCCCAACGAGCCATGACAAGAAAGTTGAAGAACACTCGTTGATGAGACATTACTACTCGTGCCCTCAACATGGGTGTAGATGGAACCAGAGGCACGAGAAGTTTCAGCCGTTGAAATCTGTGATTTGCGCCAAGAATCATTACAAGAGAAGTCATTGTCCGAAAATGTATATGTGCAGGAGATGTAACGTGAAGCATTTCTCGGTTCTGTCTGATCTTAGGACGCACGAGAAGCATTGTGGGGATATAAAGTGGGTTTGTTCTTGTGGGACTACGTTCTCTAGGAAAGACAAGCTTATGAGCCATGTTTCTTTATTCGTGGGCCACTCACCGGTCCATGGCCCGCCGCCGCAGCAGCGTCCGATTATCACAATATAA
- the LOC103851476 gene encoding cation/H(+) antiporter 3 yields the protein MEFGDDKMLYLRDTWKESNMICDVTPLNPSSNGVWPSPNFTDPNINIHFWDHAFPHLQLIFLVISFLWQFLHFFLRRLGMIRFTSHMLTGVLLSKSFINENTAARRFFASEDYKEIVFSLVSACSYMMFWFLMGVKMDMGLIRTSGRKAITIGLSSVLLSILVCSVIFFGNLKDVGNKRSDNTLSSLEAVVVYSIQCLSSFPVVGNLLFELRLQNSELGRLAISAAVISDFSTSVLSSSLIFMKELKDEQTRLGSMFIGDVIAGNRPLMRAAVAVLFVCVAIYVFRPLMFYIIRKTPSGRPVRPIYLAIIIVMVSGSAILANWCKQSIFMGPFILGLAVPHGPPLGSAIVQKFESAIFGTFLPFFVASSSSEIDIWALLNWNALNGIIYIMVTSFVVKFILTTLPALFYGMPMEDCFAISLIMSFKGIFELGAYALAFQRGSVRPETFTVACLYITLNSAIVPPILRYLYDPSRMYAGYEKRNVQHLKPNSELRILSCIYRTDDISPMINLLEAICPSREAPVAAYVLHLLELVGQANPIFISHKLQTCKTEETSFSNNVVLSFEKFHKDLFGSVFVSTFTAVSMPDTMHGDVCMLALNNTTSLILLPFHQTWSADGSALISDSNMIRNLNQSVLQVAPCSVGIFVYRSSHGRRNINDTVLNMSSYKVCMIFIGGRDDREAVTLATRMSRDPRINLTVVRMTTVDDKEKEISEWDKMLDDEHLREMKSNASVDVFYTEKAILDATETPGVMKSLASEFDMIVVGRGKGRKSVYTDGLEEWSEFKELGVIGDLLTSHDINSQASVLVIQQQQLMI from the exons ATGGAGTTTGGAGATGATAAGATGCTTTACCTGAGAGACACATGGAAAGAATCAAACATGATCTGCGACGTCACGCCTCTAAACCCTAGCTCTAATGGCGTTTGGCCTTCTCCTAACTTCACAGATCCTAATATAAACATTCATTTCTGGGACCACGCGTTTCCACACTTACAGTTGATATTTCTCGTCATTTCTTTCCTATGGCAGTTCTTGCATTTCTTCCTCCGCCGTCTCGGCATGATACGTTTCACGTCCCATATGCTT actgGTGTTCTCTTGAGCAAGTCTTTTATAAATGAGAATACAGCTGCGAGGAGATTCTTCGCTTCAGAGGATTACAAAGAGATTGTGTTTAGTCTTGTTTCTGCTTGCTCTTACATGATGTTCTGGTTCTTGATGGGAGTTAAAATGGACATGGGTTTGATCCGAACCTCGGGGAGGAAAGCTATAACCATTGGTCTCTCCTCTGTGTTACTCTCTATTTTGGTTTGTTCAGTTATCTTTTTCGGAAACTTGAAAGACGTGGGGAACAAGAGATCGGATAATACGCTTAGTTCTTTGGAAGCCGTAGTGGTTTACTCGATACAATGTCTTTCGTCTTTCCCTGTCGTTGGGAACCTTCTCTTTGAGCTAAGGCTACAGAACTCAGAGCTAGGTCGTCTCGCCATCTCCGCTGCCGTCATCAGCGACTTCAGCACCTCGGTTCTCTCTTCATCTCTCATCTTCATGAAGGAGCTCAAGGACGAGCAAACACGGCTCGGGAGCATGTTTATAGGAGATGTCATCGCTGGGAACCGTCCTTTGATGCGAGCAGCGGTAGCTGTTCTCTTTGTTTGTGTTGCCATATATGTTTTCAGACCGTTGATGTTCTACATTATTAGGAAAACACCTTCTGGTCGGCCAGTCAGGCCAATCTACCTAGCTATAATCATTGTTATGGTCTCTGGATCAGCCATACTTGCCAACTGGTGCAAACAATCTATTTTCATGGGACCTTTCATATTAGGTCTCGCTGTTCCACATGGCCCTCCTTTAGGCTCAGCGATCGTTCAGAAGTTTGAGTCAGCAATATTCGGCACTTTTCTTCCGTTTTTCGTTGCCTCATCTTCAAGTGAGATAGACATTTGGGCTTTGCTTAATTGGAATGCACTCAATGGCATTATATACATCATGGTAACTTCTTTCGTCGTCAAGTTTATTTTGACCACTCTTCCTGCTTTGTTCTACGGTATGCCAATGGAAGACTGCTTCGCCATCTCTCTTATCATGTCCTTCAAAGGCATCTTCGAGCTCGGTGCCTACGCCTTGGCCTTCCAAAGAGGG TCTGTCCGTCCTGAGACCTTCACCGTTGCATGTCTTTACATAACGTTGAACTCCGCAATCGTACCTCCGATTCTGAGGTACTTATACGACCCATCGAGGATGTACGCAGGGTACGAGAAGCGGAACGTGCAGCACCTGAAACCGAACTCCGAGCTGAGGATCTTGTCGTGCATCTACAGAACAGATGACATAAGCCCAATGATCAACCTCCTCGAAGCCATTTGCCCGTCCCGGGAAGCTCCTGTAGCAGCCTACGTTCTCCACTTGTTAGAGCTCGTGGGGCAAGCCAACCCCATCTTCATTTCCCACAAGTTACAGACTTGCAAAACAGAAGAGACGTCTTTCTCAAACAACGTGGTTCTCTCCTTTGAAAAATTCCACAAAGATTTATTCGGTTCGGTCTTCGTAAGCACTTTCACGGCCGTGTCTATGCCCGATACGATGCATGGAGACGTATGCATGCTTGCATTAAACAACACTACTTCTCTCATCCTCCTTCCTTTTCACCAGACTTGGTCTGCTGACGGATCAGCTCTCATCTCGGACAGCAACATGATCAGGAACCTTAACCAGAGCGTTCTTCAAGTAGCGCCATGCTCTGTCGGAATCTTTGTCTATAGAAGCAGCCACGGTCGGAGAAACATCAATGACACGGTTTTAAACATGTCATCCTACAAAGTATGTATGATCTTCATTGGTGGTAGAGACGATAGAGAAGCCGTGACACTTGCCACAAGAATGTCACGTGACCCGAGGATTAACCTGACCGTGGTCCGAATGACTACTGTCGATGACAAAGAGAAAGAAATCTCGGAGTGGGATAAAATGCTTGACGATGAACATCTTAGAGAGATGAAGAGCAACGCATCAGTAGATGTCTTTTATACTGAAAAGGCGATCTTAGACGCGACTGAGACACCGGGTGTGATGAAATCGTTGGCGAGTGAGTTCGATATGATAGTAGTGGGAAGAGGGAAAGGGAGGAAGAGTGTGTACACGGATGGGCTTGAGGAGTGGAGTGAGTTTAAGGAGCTTGGTGTTATTGGTGATCTACTGACTTCACATGATATCAATTCTCAGGCTTCTGTTTTGGTTATACAACAACAACAGCTTATGATTTAG
- the LOC103851477 gene encoding LOW QUALITY PROTEIN: vacuolar protein sorting-associated protein 24 homolog 1 (The sequence of the model RefSeq protein was modified relative to this genomic sequence to represent the inferred CDS: inserted 1 base in 1 codon), whose product MKKVMKIIKPKPDPKQRLRDWQRKLRQECRDIERQIRDIEKEERTVQKAIKEAAKRNDMVSAKALAKEIVSSRRTVNKLYENKAHMNSISMHLGESIAIAGTVGNLSKSAEVMKLVNDLMKAPQMAAIMQEFGKEMTKAGVIEEFVSDAIDDALDSEGMEEEIDEEVDKVLTAIAGETAAELPEAVRKERIKVPAQKASTALEEEAVAEGVDDEEEVEEIXARLAKVRS is encoded by the exons atgaagaaagtgATGAAGATCATCAAGCCGAAGCCTGATCCAAAGCAACGCTTACGTGATTGGCAACGCAAACTTCGCCAGGAGTGCCGTGACATCGAACGCCAAATCCGAG AtatagagaaagaagagagaacgGTACAGAAAGCTATTAAGGAGGCTGCTAAGCGGAATGATATGGTCTCAGCTAAG GCGCTTGCTAAGGAGATTGTGAGTTCGAGAAGAACAGTTAACAAGTTATATGAAAACAAGGCTCACATGAATTCTATATCAATGCATCTCGGAGAGAGTATTG CTATTGCTGGAACAGTTGGGAATCTCTCCAAGAGTGCAGAGGTTATGAAGCTTGTTAATGATCTCATGAAGGCTCCACAAATGGCTGCTATTATGCAGGAGTTCGGCAAAGAGATGACCAAG GCTGGAGTTATTGAGGAGTTTGTGAGTGATGCCATTGACGATGCACTAGATTCTGAGGGTATGGAAGAAGAGATCGACGAGGAGGTTGATAAAGTATTGACTGCTATTGCTGGAGAAACCGCTGCTGAGCTCCCAGAAGCTGTCAGGAAGGAAAGGATAAAGGTACCTGCGCAGAAGGCCAGCACTGCCCTCGAG gaaGAGGCAGTTGCAGAAGGTGttgatgatgaggaagaagtGGAAGAGA CAGCTCGGCTCGCTAAAGTTAGATCCTAA
- the LOC103851479 gene encoding serine carboxypeptidase-like 47, whose protein sequence is MEAKSFLLHFILFVFICSDSASSRILNKPSNFSSSASLPSGNAERLIRSFNLMPEHDVNVIAKGSPDGPRLVESQINFQEMIGMRNTSGGPSVQEFGHYAGYYSLTRSKSAKMFYFFFESRTNNTDPVVIWLSGGPGCSSSVALFYENGPFTISDDLSLSWNDFGWDKVSNLIYVDQPVGTGFSYVSDLSDLRHDETGVSNDLYDFLQAFFKEHPKYAKNDFYITGESYAGHYIPALASRVHSGNKNNEGVPINLKGLAIGNGLTNPEIQYGAYGDYALEMKLISESDHESLKQDYVDCQSVTKQCNLNGGEECTSAYRTCTNIFDQIMSKIEGTNYYDLRKKCVGDLCYDFSKMETFLNQENVRKALGVGDVKFVSCSTTVYDGMLEDWMVNLAVKIPALVEDGINVLVYAGEYDLICNWLGNSRWVEQMNWSGQKDFGAAKTVPFLVDGKEAGLMKNHGPLTFLKVHDAGHLVPMDQPKASLQMLQTWMQGKLAAPGATGRP, encoded by the exons ATGGAAGCGAAATCATTTCTTCTCCATTTCATCCTCTTCGTTTTCATCTGTTCTGACTCAGCTTCTTCAAGGATCCTAAACAAACCCTCGAACTTCTCATCGTCTGCAAGTTTGCCGAGTGGAAATGCGGAGAGACTGATCAGATCCTTCAATCTCATGCCTGAGCATGACGTCAATGTCATCGCAAAGGGAAGCCCTGATGGTCCACGACTCGTTGAAAGCCAAATCAATTTTCAGGAAATGATCGGTATGAGAAACACATCAGGTGGTCCTTCTGTCCAAGAGTTCGGCCACTATGCCGGTTACTACAGCCTCACTCGTTCGAAATCAGCCAA GATGTTCTATTTCTTCTTTGAGTCACGGACCAACAATACCGATCCGGTTGTGATATGGTTATCCGGTGGACCGGGTTGTAGTAGCAGTGTGGCTCTGTTCTATGAGAACGGTCCTTTCACAATATCGGatgatctctctctttcttggaACGATTTTGGTTGGGACAAG GTATCCAATCTAATATACGTGGACCAACCGGTCGGGACCGGTTTCAGTTACGTTTCTGACCTTAGCGATCTCCGGCACGACGAGACTGGTGTCAGCAACGATCTTTACGATTTCTTACAG GCCTTTTTCAAAGAACATCCAAAATATGCAAAAAACGATTTCTATATTACCGGTGAATCTTATGCTGGCCACTACATTCCGGCTTTGGCTTCACGAGTTCACAGTGGAAACAAGAATAACGAAGGAGTTCCAATCAACCTTAAG GGTCTTGCGATTGGTAACGGTTTAACCAACCCGGAGATTCAATATGGTGCATATGGGGATTATGCACTGGAAATGAAGTTGATTTCTGAGTCTGATCACGAGAGTCTCAAACAAGACTATGTTGATTGTCAAAGTGTTACCAAACAATGCA ACCTTAATGGTGGTGAAGAATGTACTTCTGCTTACCGAACTTGCACCAACATCTTCGACCAGATAATGAGCAAAATAGAAGGCACAAAT TACTATGACTTGAGGAAGAAATGTGTGGGAGATTTGTGCTATGACTTTTCGAAGATGGAAACATTCTTGAACCAAGAAAACGTCCGCAAAGCTCTAGGGGTTGGAGATGTCAAATTTGTGTCGTGTAGTACCACAGTTTATGATGGAATGCTGGAGGATTGGATGGTTAATCTTGCTGTCAAGATTCCAGCTCTTGTCGAAGATGGAATCAATGTCCTTGTCTATGCCGGAGAATATGATCTCATATGTAACTGGCTTG GTAACTCAAGGTGGGTTGAGCAGATGAATTGGTCAGGCCAAAAGGATTTTGGAGCAGCCAAGACAGTACCGTTCCTGGTAGATGGTAAAGAAGCCGGTTTAATGAAGAATCACGGTCCTCTCACTTTTCTTAAG GTTCATGACGCTGGACACTTGGTTCCCATGGATCAGCCAAAGGCTTCTTTGCAAATGCTTCAGACTTGGATGCAAGGAAAACTCGCTGCTCCTGGTGCAACAGGTCGTCCGTGA
- the LOC103851480 gene encoding transcription factor RAX1 produces the protein MGRAPCCDKTKVKRGPWSPEEDSKLRGYIEKYGNGGNWISFPLKAGLRRCGKSCRLRWLNYLRPNIKHGDFSEEEDRIIFSLFAAIGSRWSIIAAHLPGRTDNDIKNYWNTKLRKKLMSSSSFSHSSSAMTSPFLNPNSQDVKRPSTTISPSSYNPYFENPTKALISNIDGFEADNHQIFPFVNPNYPQDISLSESSNNNISGTSGFSLNHNMCGHYSNHNHFSSDVSGNRSEIIMKQEEIMMLMMIDNHIDQRTKGYNGDFTQGYYSNFINGHGDLKQMISGTGTNSNINMGGSGSESASSSSSISNLAENKSSGSLLQHKCLPYFYS, from the exons ATGGGAAGGGCTCCATGTTGCGACAAGACAAAGGTGAAGAGAGGGCCTTGGTCTCCCGAGGAAGACTCTAAACTTAGAGGTTACATTGAGAAGTATGGTAATGGTGGAAACTGGATCTCTTTTCCTCTCAAAGCCG GTTTGAGGAGATGTGGGAAGAGTTGTAGATTGAGGTGGTTAAACTATTTGAGACCAAACATAAAACATGGTGACTTCTCTGAGGAAGAAGACAGGATCATTTTCAGCCTCTTTGCTGCCATCGGAAGCAG ATGGTCAATAATAGCAGCTCATCTACCCGGAAGAACAGACAACGACATCAAAAACTATTGGAACACAAAGCTAAGGAAGAAACTCATGTCTTCTTCGTCTTTCTCTCACTCATCATCAGCCATGACTTCGCCTTTTCTAAACCCTAATTCTCAGGATGTGAAAAGACCATCAACCACAATTTCACCTTCTTCCTACAATCCGTATTTTGAAAACCCAACAAAAGCTCTCATCTCAAACATCGATGGCTTTGAAGCTGATAACCACCAGATCTTTCCCTTTGTTAACCCTAATTATCCTCAAGATATCTCTCTATCAGagagcagcaacaacaacattTCGGGCACAAGTGGTTTCTCGCTCAACCACAATATGTGTGGTCACTACAGCAACCACAACCATTTCTCCTCAGACGTTAGTGGAAATAGATCAGAGATTATAATGAAGCAAGAAGAGATcatgatgttgatgatgataGACAACCACATTGACCAGAGGACAAAAGGGTACAACGGGGATTTCACACAGGGGTATTACAGTAACTTCATTAATGGACATGGGGATTTGAAGCAAATGATTAGTGGAACAGGCACTAATTCTAACATAAACATGGGTGGTTCAGGTTCAGAATCagcttcatcttctagttccaTAAGCAATCTAGCTGAGAACAAAAGCAGTGGTAGCCTCCTACAACACAAGTGTTTGCCCTATTTCTACTCCTAG